One Salvia miltiorrhiza cultivar Shanhuang (shh) chromosome 6, IMPLAD_Smil_shh, whole genome shotgun sequence genomic window, aaaattattattatattatgaagtctaattaatatttatcactaaaaattggtatttaaaaaattatatatcctaactttgaattaatgaacctaaataatttattattaattcaaataaatataaaataataattataaaccctaattggataagtgaacccttgttaattatttttatattatattaaagtatacatttgggacagaggatctcattTGCAATTTGAGGATCTCAGATTTTTTGATGGCCATGTCAGCATAAAAATTGATGTCGTtagcaaaattaaattaaattaataatttaataattatcacgttatattttaaaatttttatgtaaaattaaaatttaataataattgagTAATGTATAGATAATTAACCCAAATAACTATTCATACTTTGGATACCAATATACTGCACTTATCCTATTTTAAGAGAGACCCACTCTGATGCATTATAATGCATTATGTATCTCATCCAAGTTAAATCAGAATTATGATTAGTATGTcctaattgaatttaattagaAGTTAGAACCAATGCATCCTACATTTTGGATGCACTAGCTTTTGTCATTTTAATGTCACAAAATCTCCTATACACCCTGTATACTCGAGTCGTACACGACTCGAATCCTGAccttaatttaattcaattgggtTATCCTACtcgaatgtcaagtgttagtgtcattttgatattgtgttagtgtcatttacatgtagtGTTAATGTCTTTTGTAAACAAAATAATGCTAGtgttattttcaaaatagtgtcatttataaaacaaaatattgtTAGTGTCATTCTAagatcgtgttagtgttagtatcatttcaagaaaaaatagGTCAAAATAGTCCAATTAGGTCATGATCCAGGTCTGGTACAACCCGAATGTATGGTACACTCGGGtttacaggagaccacctctttTAATATTGCATCCAACGCCCCGCCAGCCTACCCGCGCccatagaaaagaaaaagaagaagtacaaaggaaaaaaaaaaattaaaaccttGTACGCAGGCAGAGTTGTGGACCGTATACGGTCAAGTTTGGAGGACATATTCAATATGAattaaggagaaaaaaaaaagatgaggaCTTGAGGAGGGTTAGGATTTTTGTATTTAGTTTGTAATTAATGTCACAGGCATTTATATAATCTCGATATATgtgatgataaaaaaaatgtgaattgCATAAATTAGTATTGGGCATTATATTATATCTTATGTGAAAAGAGCAATGGTGGATTGAAAGCATTAGCCATTAGGTATAAGGTTGGAAAAGAGGAATATAGTGAGGTTGAGAAACAAACAAATGAGTCATGCACTCCCTCACGGGCCTCATCTCTTTAATTCTAAAAGCGCATTCGTGGGAACCTGCTTTTTGGCCTGTGATAATTTCTAACACATCACATATATTCTACCCGTGACACCTCTCTCATGCTTCTCCAATCATCCCCACCTCACCAAATCCAAAAACTAACACTTGACACCATTATTATTTCCTATATATAGTCCTTTCTCCGAAACTCATGATCCACCACTCTTCAATTAACAAATGCAATGCCAATGCCAATGCCTTGTCGTCTGATTTTCCATGCGACAATTGTGCTTCTGTTGCTGAATACAAGATGCCACACCACGGAGCAGCAGTTCATGAAATGGGTTGATTTTGTGGGAAGCCTCAACCATTCCCTATTCAAGACCGCCACCAACAAGGCCTCACCATATCGCACCATCACAGTCCACAAAAATCCCAAATATGGAGACTTCACATCCATTCAGGATGCAATTCACTCTATACCTACCATCAATCTTCTCAGAGTCCTCATCAAGGTCCATGCAGGCATTTACACGTTAGTATATCATTTTTCCCACTAAACttaattttctctatttttacaTGATCAAAAGTAAGaatattaatttttcttaaagaaattaaataattataaaataaaacatgtGATGAGTAATTTTGATTTGATGGTCCAACACTACTGCTGTGATCTATTTGGGCTAAATAACAAATGCAAGTGGTTCACGGGAATGTTTTGTGTTGCCATTTGTCCTTTTTCATGAACtctgatttaaaaaaaaaaaaaaaaaaatccttatacaattattgataattaatttgaaaaaaaaaaaattgcagtgAGAAGGTGACAATACCTCCATTGAAATCATACATAACGATCGAAGGCGGCGGAGCAGACGAAACCATAGTGCAATGGGGCGACACAGCCGCAACGCAGCCTCTGGGTACGTACGGGTCGGCCACATTCGCGGTGAACTCCCCATTCTTCATCGCGAAGAACATCACATTCAAGAACACGACGCCGGTGCCGGCGGCGGGCGCGGTGGGGAAGCAGGCCGTGGCGTTCCGGATATCGGGCGACACGGCGGTGCTGGTGGGGTGCAAGTTCGTGGGGGCGCAGGACACGCTGTACGATCAGGTGGGCAGGCACTACTACAAGGATTGCTACATGGAGGGCTCCGTGGACTTCATCTTCGGCAACGGGCTCTCCCTGTTTGAGAACTGTGACGTGCATGCGATAGCGCCCCGAGTGGGGGCGGTGACGGCGCAGGGAAGAAGCAGCATATTAGAGTCGAGTGGATTCTCGTTTGTCAAGTGCAGAGTGAGGGGGTCGGGGGCTCTGTATCTTGGGAGGGCGTGGGGCCCCTTTTCTAGGGTCGTCTTTTCCTACACTTACATGGACAATATTATCATCCCTAAAGGCTGGTACAACTGGGGCGACCCTTCCAGACAAATGTatgtctctctccctctctcactaCTTTTTCCAATTCTAATTACTACAAAATTACATCccttttcaaattaaaaatcacaCAATTATCTATGTGTGCTTTTTTGACACcaatcttatttttaattacacTCAATATAATGTCCATCAATGTTACAAATTACAAAAGCTGTAAACATTTGTTTTTTGTGCAACAAAgctaaattatatcttaaaaaataaataaaacaagtgTGATTATTTACGATTACctctaaataaaatatacaaGTTTAATCTATAAAAACTTTACTTGGTTAGTGGGAGCAACTCCGCATTCCCTAGAGACTCGACCTTTCCAGCAGAAAAACTGCTCTATTTAACTTTGGCTTTGTAGCTCTAGCTACCTTAATTAACATTTTAttctataaattattagtaatcCTACAATTCCTAATCCATTTCTTATGCTTTTCTAATCTACTTTTCTGTTTCACTTAATTATAAATGCATATTATTATAAAACCACGCCTGGCCGCCCAGTTTATCCCATTGATACGTCTTTCATTGGTTAATCACCTAATTTTGTAGACTGCTAAAAAAACAATACTTTTTAGAATATACTTTAATTTCCCATTTTGTCCTCTCAAAGCATCTCCAATGAATGACGTTAATGGATGGTCCACACCTTAGCGTCACTCATCTCTAATGCATTGGCGTTATAATCACCATTTTCATTTAATCTCATTTTtactcttttattttaaaatttaacatttcattaaaattaaaataaaacatcacattaattaaaataaaataaaatttaataaaataaattaggtaaaaaaaaattaaaagaattaaaaaattttagattttaaaatttgaaaaaacaataatcaaaattaaaacgaaaaaatattgaaaaaaggaataaaaaataaaaactatccTAGAACCCGCCGACCCACCCCACCCCTCCCCTcccctttcttttttctttttttcctctttCCCAGTCGCCCcctttcttctctctttttccttttcttcatTCTTCCCTACCAAATCTTTTCTTCCACTTCCctctccttctcttttcctttcttAAATTTTTGCAGTGTGAGACACATGCGCCTGCCTCAAACCAACTGCGTGCCCGACACCAATCTTCACACCACGCTGGCCCTCCAGCGCGGCCTCCCCTCATGCACGCCAACTTGAGTTGGcactatgtatatatatagcgctgcggatgctcttattgATCAGCTAGCTGACTTAGAGGATATTTGGCTGAGcatataaactctttaaaataatttataagttgttttaaagtttataaactttttaaaagtgtttgataaaataagtTCTTAAATAGCTTAATTATAAGCTCTGAAAATAAGctcaaagagcttataagctgatAAGAAAATAAGTTTCTGTGcatcaatttattttctcattatcttataagcaacactcattttacaaaaataattcgaCTATAACTatttcatcatatatatatcattctaatttcatatcTCTTatctcttcgattttctctctctaagtattttttttctctgcAAGTAAAAATTCtttctctaacttataagctcaattatccaaacatttgacaacttataaactcttataaaactacatcttataacttattgaaacattttatatgttctaaaaacttataaactctttaaaataaatttagccaAACACCGTCTTAGGCCTCGGCTCGAGCAGTCATCACATATAAAAGTGTAGCGGGAACCAAgtgcatatatatacatgggGTTTGAgttattatttactttttaatttattattactatctagcaattttttaatttaaatattttaagcAAATAATCATTGAAACAATGAATTTTGTATTGAGCTTGTATTAATCTACTATAGTTTTTCGCTATTTACATTGCAATATACACCAAGATGTGACATGAGGGTTCCAATCTCTCCCCATTTTGGGTTTtctgaataataaaattaaatgaagtgaatgttgaatgacaggACTGTATTCTATGGGCAATACAAATGCACAGGAGCAGGGGCGAAGTTTGCAGGAAGAGTGGCATGGTCAAGAGAGCTTACTGATGAAGAGGCTAAGCCTTTTCTCTCTCTGAACTTCATTGATGGCCCTGAATGGATCACTATTTGATTCTCATCATATTTACctatacaatatcatttttttttctttttggtcgaTGATATGTATAAAATTCCTACGCATTATTCATCATTTATCAGCTCGACCAACCAAAATCAAGGAGAAGAAAAACAGTGACATTCTACCAAGGGGAAATAGCGTCAGAATTCCTGTAGTTTGGCCCGTTTCGCATTTTTACCATGATCTAAAAATCTCTCGTTAAAACCCTTAAAATTAATCCTCCCCCAAATTTATGCTGACATGGCAATCAAAAATTCACGTAGGCTTAATTTTCCAACAAGACGAACGACAATGTTTAATTAATAACATAAAACGTCGccgttttatatattatttgggGATTTAAtgaaatcaaattgaaaaattgAGCACGAACTGAAATCCCTTGTGAAATTAGGGTTcttcaccaaaaaaaaaaaatccccaaaCCACTGTAGGCCATTGAAGACAAAAATTTGCCATGTCTTCCTCATCATTCTCGCTCGGAAACTTTAGCCTTGACGCTCGAGTAGTATGTGGCCATGGGCTCCAAGCTTCAATGCGTATTTTGCACACTGACAAGAATCCAGAGCATCGATTTTATACATGCTCTCGTGCTTCGTGTGCTTTTTCTTCCTCAGACGAAAATTTGCCATGTCTTCCTCATCATCCAGAGCGTATTTAGCAACAACTCGTGCTTTTCTTCCTCAGACGACGATGAAACACAAGGGTGGAAGGAGACGACTGTTCAGTTTTTGCCTttgaaaatatttcttttaatttcattGTATAATAGGTTTATTTAATTTAGGGCCGAAACGGCGCCGTTTTGGGCTTCATTTAATGACTCAGCATAAGTGTGCCACATAGGATGACACGTCATGTAATTAGTGGCTGGAAAACATCATGTCATTAAGGGAAAATTAAGAATCAGAGCAACTGTcaagaattttaataaaagatttTTAGATTAggggaaaaacgagaatcgcgCCAAACTTTATGGTTTTTGGCGCTATTTGCCATGGTGCAATTTTTGTTATTATGGGATCATATAGGACAAAAGAAAACGCAGATTACTAGTAATTAAGttattaagtttttattttcttgcacATACAAATGTATTAGTCGGTAAATTGAAGTGCCCACTTTTTATGAGTCTATATTGAAAAATTGACACTTTTACAAAAATAGCACCGTATGCCTAAATTTAACTGAGATCACtttctccgtccatgaaaaaatagggtaaatatcactttaaagcTTAAACTATTtttgcactatcaattatatcctcaactattgaaaataatattttaaaccttgaactttcaattttatttcaattgtaCCCTTCATCTATTTTTCAccctttgaatttttaattaataagaaaTATAATTACGTTATTTTACATAATGTAGGTcaaaaaagaataattctaaataCATCGTGGCATCCGTTGAGCCATGTCAAATTTTtggagcaaaaaaaaaaaaaatagacgaatggtacaattgatacaaaattgatagtttaaggtttaaaaaattattttcaatagtttaggatataattgatagtgcgaatattgaagtgtcccacattggattggagatggtgacatgagccactttatatggtgaggcaaccctctcccttaaaaggccttttaagggaagaatgggcccaatatccatttctaacatgaTATCAGAGCCAACTCAATCCAATGATGGcccccccaatatcgttgtcaacaaATGACAtttgggatagtccacgctgcgcgtgcggggggtgtattgaagtgtcccacattggattggagatagtggcatgagccactttatatggtgagacaACCCTCTctcttataaggccttttaagggaagAATGAGCCCAATATTCATTTATAACATAAtatcagagccaacccaatccaatgatgcccccccaatatcgttgtcaacagcATCGCATTTGGGATAGTCCATGCTGCGCTTgcggggggtgtattgaagtgtcccacatttggattggagatagtggcatgagccactttatatggtgaggcaaccctctcccttaaaaggccttttaagggagaaATGAgctcaatatccatttctaacagcgaaaatagtttgaggcttaaagtgatatttacccaaaaaaatATCTCATTTGAGGATGGACACGAATTTTCataaaattgttaaaattattatatgtgGAATAAATATACAATTTATACGAATAAAGTTAGTACAAGAAAGATAGAATAAAAGTACATTATTAGTTAAAAGatagaataaaagtacaatcTATACTTAAATATATTAACGAATATATGATGTGATTGTTCAAAAAGTAAAATGAAACTATTTTTCGTGAACAAGAAAAATTGGTAGCATTCTTTTTGTGGACAAAGGAGGTATTATGCTTATTTGGTAATCAAGATAACATATCTAGACTTAGCCAGTTGTTTAGTATTTTAGATGAATAATAAGAAGGCTCGAAATAAGAGTTCGATTTGAAGTAAAATTATTATTCCTCTTTACATAAGAAATCGAACGTAGGGGATCCGATAGCTACCAAATTTTTGAATAGTAACTCAGATATAGAATTTGATGACCGTGTTACTCTTCTTACTCGTTGCTTCTTTATTGAGAACTCATCATTTTCGTGCTTGTGTGTCGGTCTCTATTTGTGTTCATCTGTGTTTTGGGTGGGAAATAGGGGTATGAGGTTGATtcaatgaagaagaaaaaaatgatgaGATTTTTTTTGTTGGAGGTGGGGAAGGGAGATTTTACCATattcattataaaataaagtaagacgtttttataaaattaaataagatttttttaaaaacaaatactccTTTcatcccattaaaagtggcggGTTTTAAATTTTGTCATTTATGGAACAAGCCACTTATAGTGCGACAATCTAAAGTGTAAAGTGATTAAAAGTATTAGAACTTACACTTTTTTATGTGTTAAATCTTGTCATTTATGGAACAagccacttataatgggacaaTCTAAAATGAAATACAAGCCAGTTTTAataggatggagggagtaacatttttttatttgtagaAAATAtgacttttaataaaataaaaaatacttataaAAGTCAATAAAACTTTCCTTAATAGCAATGAGATTTTATCCCAAAATGGgattttctttataataatcaaatacttATAATAAAATCAATGAGAGCATTATGGCACAAtggataaattattaattttaaattcaatgATCTTGGATTCAAGCATTTAGAAAAAACCTATAAATAATGTTGAATTCGGATGTTCGGTGAGCATCACTGCGTCCCGGAAAACC contains:
- the LOC130988549 gene encoding probable pectinesterase 53 isoform X2 yields the protein METSHPFRMQFTLYLPSIFSESSSSEKVTIPPLKSYITIEGGGADETIVQWGDTAATQPLGTYGSATFAVNSPFFIAKNITFKNTTPVPAAGAVGKQAVAFRISGDTAVLVGCKFVGAQDTLYDQVGRHYYKDCYMEGSVDFIFGNGLSLFENCDVHAIAPRVGAVTAQGRSSILESSGFSFVKCRVRGSGALYLGRAWGPFSRVVFSYTYMDNIIIPKGWYNWGDPSRQMTVFYGQYKCTGAGAKFAGRVAWSRELTDEEAKPFLSLNFIDGPEWITI
- the LOC130988549 gene encoding probable pectinesterase 53 isoform X1; the protein is MPMPMPCRLIFHATIVLLLLNTRCHTTEQQFMKWVDFVGSLNHSLFKTATNKASPYRTITVHKNPKYGDFTSIQDAIHSIPTINLLRVLIKVHAGIYTEKVTIPPLKSYITIEGGGADETIVQWGDTAATQPLGTYGSATFAVNSPFFIAKNITFKNTTPVPAAGAVGKQAVAFRISGDTAVLVGCKFVGAQDTLYDQVGRHYYKDCYMEGSVDFIFGNGLSLFENCDVHAIAPRVGAVTAQGRSSILESSGFSFVKCRVRGSGALYLGRAWGPFSRVVFSYTYMDNIIIPKGWYNWGDPSRQMTVFYGQYKCTGAGAKFAGRVAWSRELTDEEAKPFLSLNFIDGPEWITI